Proteins from a single region of Chloroflexota bacterium:
- a CDS encoding pitrilysin family protein: protein MAITMAATGEDLDPEETGVNPVPAVAGITIQIVLANHTGTDASEIEVKLPIPDHTHVTDSWVGQPGVHAGSQSGDSMVWRGLAVKNGDRLGPIAYRAVPDADADGARIFDHATVVPEVSWTRPTARSAGGALGGLRLNGLWGEGSLRRTVLPSGLTVFTRERPDSTTVSIRLAARAGSRDENATTRGGSHWLEHGFFLGTSHRQNLDTELDAVGGESDASTGWESTNYWYLVPAENFGLALDLLADQMLYSTFPQTEVDRERQVVGEELKRRNDNPSTHAFDEFINHVFVVSPLRQHPSGTIQSVLSIPIETILAYKNQRYVSGNMAIAVSGNIRHDDAVTRIEQEFADLRQGPRSVRPPVAEPVQTDPRIVTVGNGDRVAEIRLGWPAPGDDAEAEAAAMTVLNDILGETGRRLSEEIRDRRALATSVDSDYLDFSDAGALMISATTQPVHADEVIQLILDQIRRVRAGDVSDSDVAASLRAIAGRRALEDESNEQQTSRADVEVSGNLDSWEEYMAKLRSVTAADVIRVANKWLDPQNYTLVVVRA from the coding sequence ATGGCAATCACGATGGCGGCGACGGGTGAGGATCTCGACCCCGAGGAGACCGGCGTCAATCCAGTTCCCGCCGTGGCGGGCATCACGATCCAGATCGTGCTGGCGAATCATACGGGCACGGACGCGTCGGAAATTGAAGTGAAGCTCCCGATTCCTGACCACACCCACGTCACAGATTCGTGGGTGGGACAGCCGGGGGTGCACGCCGGGAGCCAATCCGGCGATTCGATGGTGTGGAGGGGCCTCGCGGTCAAGAACGGCGACCGCCTCGGTCCGATCGCGTACCGCGCGGTGCCGGACGCCGATGCCGACGGCGCCAGAATCTTCGATCACGCGACCGTGGTCCCTGAGGTCTCCTGGACACGGCCGACGGCGAGAAGCGCAGGTGGTGCCCTGGGCGGTCTTCGCCTCAATGGACTCTGGGGCGAAGGCTCTCTACGGCGGACCGTGCTCCCGAGCGGCCTGACGGTATTCACGCGCGAGCGGCCGGATAGCACCACGGTTTCAATTCGCCTCGCCGCCCGCGCGGGTTCGCGGGACGAGAACGCGACGACGCGCGGTGGCTCACACTGGCTCGAGCACGGGTTCTTCCTGGGAACCAGCCACCGGCAAAATCTCGATACCGAGCTCGACGCTGTTGGGGGTGAGTCGGACGCCTCCACCGGTTGGGAGTCGACGAACTACTGGTACCTGGTGCCCGCGGAGAACTTCGGACTCGCCCTCGACCTGCTGGCCGATCAGATGCTTTACAGCACCTTTCCGCAGACGGAAGTCGACCGAGAGCGGCAGGTCGTCGGCGAAGAGCTGAAACGCCGTAACGACAACCCGTCCACCCACGCCTTTGACGAGTTCATCAACCACGTCTTCGTTGTGAGCCCGCTTCGGCAGCACCCGAGCGGCACGATCCAGAGCGTGCTCTCCATCCCCATCGAAACCATCCTGGCGTACAAGAACCAGCGGTATGTCAGCGGCAACATGGCCATCGCGGTATCCGGCAATATCCGCCACGACGACGCCGTGACGCGCATCGAGCAAGAGTTCGCGGACCTGCGGCAGGGGCCGCGCAGCGTGCGTCCACCCGTTGCCGAGCCCGTGCAGACGGATCCGCGTATCGTCACCGTCGGGAACGGCGACCGTGTCGCTGAGATTCGTCTCGGGTGGCCAGCGCCCGGCGACGACGCCGAGGCCGAGGCCGCCGCCATGACCGTCCTGAACGACATCCTCGGCGAGACGGGGCGGCGGCTCAGCGAAGAGATTCGAGATCGACGCGCCCTCGCCACATCGGTCGATTCGGACTATTTGGACTTCAGCGACGCGGGAGCGCTGATGATCTCGGCGACGACGCAGCCGGTCCACGCAGACGAGGTGATTCAGCTCATTCTGGACCAGATCCGACGCGTGCGCGCGGGGGACGTGAGCGACTCGGATGTCGCCGCGAGCCTGCGAGCGATCGCGGGCCGCCGCGCCCTGGAAGATGAATCCAACGAGCAGCAGACCTCACGCGCCGACGTCGAGGTTTCCGGCAATTTGGACTCGTGGGAAGAGTACATGGCGAAGCTGAGGTCCGTCACCGCTGCCGACGTCATTCGTGTGGCCAACAAGTGGCTCGATCCCCAAAATTACACGCTCGTCGTCGTCCGAGCCTAG